One Panicum virgatum strain AP13 chromosome 9K, P.virgatum_v5, whole genome shotgun sequence genomic region harbors:
- the LOC120649019 gene encoding protein DETOXIFICATION 56-like, giving the protein MSVCVYVQIKKGTACTRIHHISSPSLAPFPNYYLSRTSAIEFALHSGLAMAKPISAVAAEVRAQRGIALPLIAMNLTWFAKLAVSTAFLGRLGDLELAAGTLGYSFANVTGFAVLTGLCGAMEPICGQAHGARNVALLRRTLLMATLMLLAASVPIALLWARVDAVLLRLGQQPDIAAAARAYVLGLLPDLAVTSLLSPLRAYLSSQEVTLPTLVAAALGLALHIPLTVRLSARMGIRGVAAAVWLSDLAVAAMLAAYVAAYELILRGRVRDTDTTTTSWLALLRLALPCCLNTCLEWWSYEILVLLTGRLPDARRMVAVVAVTLNLDYLLFAGMLSLSVSASVRVSNELGAGDAALARRAARVSVAGGAVAGVAGGLLMLAARRPWARLYTRSPEVRDGVARAMEVMAALEVVNFPLNVCGGIVRGTARPLLGMYAVVAGFYVVALPVGVALGFKARLGLEGLLAGFLVGAAASLAVLVAVIVRMDWAAEADKARRRAAGGGAIRDRDEDSNKHAAPAAPLSSDCNCNAAVC; this is encoded by the coding sequence ATGTCAGTATGCGTGTATGTCCAAATAAAAAAGGGAACTGCTTGCACACGCATCCATCACATTTCCTCTCCCTCCCTTGCTCCCTTTCCAAATTATTATCTATCACGCACATCAGCGATCGAGTTTGCATTGCATTCGGGGCTTGCCATGGCCAAACCCATCTCTGCCGTGGCCGCCGAGGTGCGCGCGCAGCGCGGCATCGCCCTCCCCCTCATCGCCATGAACCTCACCTGGTTCGCCAAGCTCGCCGTCAGCACCGCCTTCCTGGGCCGCCTCGGCGACCTCGAGCTGGCCGCCGGCACGCTCGGCTACAGCTTCGCCAATGTCACCGGCTTCGCCGTCCTCACCGGCCTCTGCGGCGCCATGGAGCCCATCTGCGGCCAGGCGCACGGCGCCAGGAACGTGGCCCTCCTCCGCCGGACGCTGCTCATGGCCACCCTCATGCTCCTCGCCGCCTCCGTCCCCATCGCGCTCCTCTGGGCGCGCGTCGACGCCGTGCTCCTGCGCTTGGGCCAGCAGCCCgacatcgccgccgcggccagggcCTACGTGCTCGGCCTCCTCCCGGACCTCGCCGTCACCTCCCTGCTCAGCCCGCTCAGGGCCTACCTCAGCTCGCAGGAGGTGACGCTGCCCACGCTGGTGGCCGCCGCCCTGGGGCTCGCCCTCCACATCCCACTCACCGTCCGCCTCTCCGCGAGGATGGGCATCCGgggcgtggccgccgccgtctgGCTCAGCGACCTCGCCGtggcggccatgctcgccgcctACGTGGCCgcatacgagctgatcctgCGCGGCCGGGTCCGGGACAcggacaccaccaccaccagctggCTCGCGCTGCTCCGGCTGGCGCTGCCCTGCTGCCTCAACACGTGCCTCGAGTGGTGGTCCTACGAGATCCTGGTGCTCCTGACTGGCCGCCTCCCCGACGCGCGCCGCATGGTGGCCGTCGTCGCCGTCACGCTCAACCTGGACTACCTCCTCTTCGCCGGCATGCTGTCCCTGTCCGTGAGCGCCTCCGTGCGCGTGTCCAACGAGCTGGGCGCCGGGGACGCGGCCctggcgcgccgcgccgccagggtgtcggtggcgggcggcgcggtggccggcgtggCGGGCGGGCTGCTCAtgctggcggcgcggcggccgtgggcgcGCCTGTACACGCGCAGCCCGGAGGTCCGCGACGGCGTGGCGAGGGCCATGGAGGTGatggcggcgctggaggtggtCAACTTCCCTCTCAACGTGTGCGGCGGCATCGTGCGGGGCACGGCGCGGCCACTTCTGGGCATGTACGCGGTGGTCGCCGGCTTCTACGTGGTGGCGCTGCCGGTGGGCGTGGCGCTGGGGTTCAAGGCCCGCCTCGGGTTGGAGGGCCTCCTGGCGGGATTCCTGgtgggcgccgccgcgagcctggCGGTGCTGGTGGCGGTGATCGTGCGCATGGACTGGGCGGCGGAGGCAGACAAGGCGCGGAggcgggccgccggcgggggcgccaTTCGCGATCGCGACGAGGACAGCAACAAgcacgccgcgcccgccgcgccgctatCGTCAGACTGCAACTGCAATGCTGCAGTTTGTTAA
- the LOC120649020 gene encoding uncharacterized protein LOC120649020 isoform X1, producing MAGHLVVSCCLPGATTSSRAKAAAASSSSPPSSNLKPTNSRGDHTRIGRRDFVLRSSELATLAAIFHFSGTKPTYLGVQKNPPSLALCPATNNCVSTSEEISDSNHYAPPWNYNPKDGRRGKPVTKEEAMKELIEVVTKTKPDNFTPRIVEKTDDYVCVEYESPIFGFVDDVEFWFPPGNKPIVQYRTASRSGFVDFNANKKRVKELRLALEKKGWASESNF from the exons ATGGCCGGGCACCTGGTGGTATCCTGCTGCCTCCCCGGGGCCACCACCTCCTCTCGCGCCaaggccgccgcggcctcctcttcctcgccgCCTAGCTCCAACTTGAAGCCAACCAATAGCAGGGGGGACCACACAAGAATCGGCCGAAG AGACTTTGTGCTCAGGAGCAGTGAGCTCGCCACGCTCGCCGCCATCTTCCACTTCAG TGGCACCAAACCAACCTACCTTGGTGTTCAGAAGAATCCTCCATCCCTTGCTTTGTGCCCTGCAACCAACAACTGCGTATCAACATCCGAGGAAATAAGCGACTCAAATCACTATGCCCCTCCATG GAACTACAATCCCAAGGATGGCCGCAGGGGTAAACCCGTAACCAAAGAGGAGGCCATGAAAGAGCTCATTGAAGTG GTCACTAAAACAAAGCCAGACAACTTCACTCCTCGCATCGTGGAGAAAACAGACGATTACGTTTGCGTTGAATATGAGAGTCCAATATTTGGG TTTGTAGATGATGTGGAGTTCTGGTTCCCTCCTGGCAACAAACCAATCGTTCAGTACCGAACAGCGTCTCGATCAGGATTTGTCGACTTCAATGCCAATAAGAAGAGAGTAAAG GAGCTGAGATTGGCATTGGAAAAGAAGGGCTGGGCTTCAGAAAGCAACTTCTGA
- the LOC120649020 gene encoding uncharacterized protein LOC120649020 isoform X3 → MAGHLVVSCCLPGATTSSRAKAAAASSSSPPSSNLKPTNSRGDHTRIGRRDFVLRSSELATLAAIFHFRNYNPKDGRRGKPVTKEEAMKELIEVVTKTKPDNFTPRIVEKTDDYVCVEYESPIFGFVDDVEFWFPPGNKPIVQYRTASRSGFVDFNANKKRVKELRLALEKKGWASESNF, encoded by the exons ATGGCCGGGCACCTGGTGGTATCCTGCTGCCTCCCCGGGGCCACCACCTCCTCTCGCGCCaaggccgccgcggcctcctcttcctcgccgCCTAGCTCCAACTTGAAGCCAACCAATAGCAGGGGGGACCACACAAGAATCGGCCGAAG AGACTTTGTGCTCAGGAGCAGTGAGCTCGCCACGCTCGCCGCCATCTTCCACTTCAG GAACTACAATCCCAAGGATGGCCGCAGGGGTAAACCCGTAACCAAAGAGGAGGCCATGAAAGAGCTCATTGAAGTG GTCACTAAAACAAAGCCAGACAACTTCACTCCTCGCATCGTGGAGAAAACAGACGATTACGTTTGCGTTGAATATGAGAGTCCAATATTTGGG TTTGTAGATGATGTGGAGTTCTGGTTCCCTCCTGGCAACAAACCAATCGTTCAGTACCGAACAGCGTCTCGATCAGGATTTGTCGACTTCAATGCCAATAAGAAGAGAGTAAAG GAGCTGAGATTGGCATTGGAAAAGAAGGGCTGGGCTTCAGAAAGCAACTTCTGA
- the LOC120649020 gene encoding uncharacterized protein LOC120649020 isoform X2, which yields MAGHLVVSCCLPGATTSSRAKAAAASSSSPPSSNLKPTNSRGDHTRIGRRDFVLRSSELATLAAIFHFSGTKPTYLGVQKNPPSLALCPATNNCVSTSEEISDSNHYAPPWNYNPKDGRRGKPVTKEEAMKELIEVFVDDVEFWFPPGNKPIVQYRTASRSGFVDFNANKKRVKELRLALEKKGWASESNF from the exons ATGGCCGGGCACCTGGTGGTATCCTGCTGCCTCCCCGGGGCCACCACCTCCTCTCGCGCCaaggccgccgcggcctcctcttcctcgccgCCTAGCTCCAACTTGAAGCCAACCAATAGCAGGGGGGACCACACAAGAATCGGCCGAAG AGACTTTGTGCTCAGGAGCAGTGAGCTCGCCACGCTCGCCGCCATCTTCCACTTCAG TGGCACCAAACCAACCTACCTTGGTGTTCAGAAGAATCCTCCATCCCTTGCTTTGTGCCCTGCAACCAACAACTGCGTATCAACATCCGAGGAAATAAGCGACTCAAATCACTATGCCCCTCCATG GAACTACAATCCCAAGGATGGCCGCAGGGGTAAACCCGTAACCAAAGAGGAGGCCATGAAAGAGCTCATTGAAGTG TTTGTAGATGATGTGGAGTTCTGGTTCCCTCCTGGCAACAAACCAATCGTTCAGTACCGAACAGCGTCTCGATCAGGATTTGTCGACTTCAATGCCAATAAGAAGAGAGTAAAG GAGCTGAGATTGGCATTGGAAAAGAAGGGCTGGGCTTCAGAAAGCAACTTCTGA